From the Corticium candelabrum chromosome 2, ooCorCand1.1, whole genome shotgun sequence genome, one window contains:
- the LOC134198372 gene encoding uncharacterized protein LOC134198372, with product MASESELVPRRLNEDRSEEFSDSGIQENLISGSVDGNQQEQDVRIVYGRRDETDSNQHESRIGVDPVIAQASDGKPPEIVESPDDLRSPRNHCDFDDIGIYSNEFQSTSSNLGTVATGSHQVGVAEMESKMRCLNVTESSQQQAILGSRSWKYDVFLCHAGENKPFVHLLYKELLDKYGIISFFDEESLEPGGVAQEDIANAMYQSRFFVTILSHEFKGKHFPEEEVDVALEFCVKNHRIIPVFYKITPDQCNANKSDCVVKLSKITGFKVEEKEKVSDEKLATDFAIKIGSLVKKEENHGTLQGPPEAVQFSDRYSDMNSFQPMKELKKKLQQQSPK from the exons ATGGCAAG TGAGAGTGAACTAGTTCCACGACGTCTTAACGAGGACAGAAGCGAAGAGTTTTCTGATTCTGGGATACAAGAAAATCTTATATCTGGTAGTGTGGATGGCAACCAGCAAGAGCAAGATGTGCGCATAGTTTACGGCAGGAGAGATGAGACGGATTCGAATCAGCATGAGTCAA GAATTGGTGTAGATCCCGTTATTGCTCAAGCCTCAGACGGCAAACCACCAGAAATTGTAGAG TCTCCAGATGACTTACGTTCTCCGCGCAATCATTGTGATTTTGATGACATCGGAATCTATTCCAATg AGTTTCAATCAACATCTAGTAACTTAGGCACAGTTGCCACTGGCAGTCATCAAGTAGGTGTTGCAG AGATGGAATCTAAGATGCGGTGCCTCAACGTCACAGAGAGTagtcaacagcaagctattttAGGTTCGCGAAGCTGGAAGTATGACGTGTTTTTGTGTCATGCTGGCGAAAACAAACCATTCGTTCATCTCCTCTACAAGGAGTTGCTAGATAAATACGGCATAATCTCATTCTTTGATGAAGAATCGTTGGAACCAGGCGGCGTAGCACAGGAAGACATTGCAAATGCAATGTATCAATCTCGTTTTTTTGTAACGATACTCAGCCATGAGTTCAAAGGAAAACATTTTCCTGAAGAAGAGGTTGACGTTGCGTTAGAGTTTTGCGTAAAGAACCATAGGATTATTCCAGTCTTCTACAAGATTACACCTGACCAATGCAACGCAAACAAAAGCGATTGCGTTGTCAAGTTAAGCAAGATAACTGGTTTCAAGGTGGAGGAAAAGGAAAAGGTATCAGATGAAAAGCTTGCTACGGACTTTGCCATAAAAATTGGATCACTTGTTAAGAAGGAAGAAAATCATG GTACATTACAAGGTCCTCCTGAAGCTGTGCAATTCAGTGACCGGTACTCAGACATGAACAGTTTCCAGCCTATGAAAGAACTAAAAAAGAAACTCCAACAACAATCGCCGAAGTGA